The window CCCGTTTCCGCCATTGAATTGCCACTGCCGGCACCGGGCGACGATATCGTCGGTCAGGTCCAGGTGATCAAGGCCAAGTACGAAGACACCTTCGCCGACCTCGGCGAGAAATATGGCCTCGGCTACTCCGAGATGCTCGCCGCCAACCCGGGCGTCGATGCCTGGCTGCCGGGCGTGGGCACCGAAGTGATCATTCCGACCCGCTTCATCCTCCCGCCGGGACCGCGCGAAGGCGTGGTGATCAACCTGGCCGAATACCGCCTGTACTACTTCCCCAAGGACAAGGGCGTCGTCTACACCTATGCCCTGGGCATCGGTCGTGAGGGCTGGGGTTCGCCGGTTGGCAGCACTACTGTTATCGCCAAGACCAAGGACCCGGCCTGGTATCCGCCGGCCTCGATCCGCGCCGAGCACGCCGCCGATGGCGACCCGTTGCCAGCCGTGGTTCCGGCAGGTCCGGATAACCCGCTGGGTCCGTACAAGATGAGCCTGGGCTTCCACGGCTACCTGATCCACGGTTCGAACAAGAAATTCGGTATCGGTACCCGCACCAGCCACGGCTGCTTCCGCATGTACAACTGGGACGTGACCCAGCTGTTCTCGATGATTCCGGTGGGCACCAAGGTGCGCATCATCAACGAGCCGTACAAGTTCGGTCGCAGCGAAGGCAAGATCTATCTCGAAGCCCATGCGCCGATCGACGACAACGGCAATCCGTCGGTGGTCGACAAGCACACTGCGGTGATCAATGCGCTGCTCAAGCGCGAAGACATCGCCAGCCAGATGCAGATGGACTGGAACATAGTGCGTGAAGTCGTGGCTGCCGAAGATGGTCTGCCAGTCGCCATTGCCCAGCCGCAAGCGCAGCAGGATGCGCCGGTTGCCGCTACGGTCGATCAGGACGCCATGCAGTTGCAGTAACTCGTACTGCTTCGAAAGAGCCCGCTTCGAGCGGGCTTTTTCTTGTGCGCGCTTTCTGCGGGCATAAAAAAACCGACCCCGAAGGGTCGGTTTTTTAACAGATCCGAAGATCTATTACTTGCGGCTGGCTTTGTCCAGCATGCGCAGAGCGCGCTCGTTAGCCTCGTCAGCGGTCTGCTGGGCTTTCTGAGCGGCGGCCAGAGCTTCGTCAGCCTTGCGATAGGCTTCGTCAGCACGGGCTTGAGCGCGAGCAGCAGCGTCTTCAGTAGCAGTCAGACGAGCTTCGGTTTCTTTCGAGTGGCTGCTGCAACCGGTGGCCAGAACAGCAGCCAGAGCCAGAGCAGAGAATTTCAGAACGTTGTTCATCGTGTTCCCCTTAAGGTGGACATTTCCATTAAAAGCAATCTCCCACGACTGGGAAATTAGCCGGACTACATAGTACCCATTACTTGTAGTAAGTAAACTGACCGGACGCAAGTACGGCACTTTTTTTTCATGTTAGGCCGGTATTTGCAGTTGCCCGAGGCGGAATTGGGCAAAAACTGTCCAATTTGGCAAAGGAGTGTTTCCAATGGGTGTCAGGCGGGAGGGTAGTCCCTCTCCGCTGATGGGGTGTCGGACTGTCGGATGACTGTCGACAATGCTCGAACAACTGTTTAAGCGTCGTACAGTTGACCAACTAGTGGCAACTTGCAAGACGTGGAGAAAGTGTTAACGCATAACGAAAAAAGCCCGGCTAATTGCTTAGCCGGGCTTCTTTCATGATCTGGCGGTGAGGGAGGGATTCGAACCCTCGATACGATTTCTCGTATACACACTTTCCAGGCGTGCTCCTTCAACCGCTCGGACACCTCACCAGATTTCTCGACAGCGCTGTGTCTGTCGAGGCGCGCACTTTACTCAAAGGTTTTCCCAAACGCAAATGTTTTTTTCAACGGATTCATCGGCTTAAGGAGAAAAGGCCGGATCACGGCTACACTGGCGCCTTCTATGAGGCTGGGCGTAAGCGTATGGCGAGTTGGGACATCTTCTGCAGCGTAGTCGACAACTATGGCGACATCGGCGTTACCTGGCGTCTGGCTCGCCAGTTGGCGACCGAACATGGGCAAGCGGTGCGCCTGTGGGTGGATGACCTGGCTGCGTTCGTGCGCATCTGTCCCCAGGCCGACGCGCAGGCGCCATCGCAACAGCAGTCCGGCGTAGACGTTCGGCATTGGCCGGAAGTCTGGCAGGACACCGACGCGGCGGATGTGGTGATCGAAGCCTTCGCCTGCTCGATGCCGCCTGCCTATATAGAAGCAATGACCCGGCGGCCGAAGCCATCGTTGTGGCTGAACCTCGAATACCTCAGTGCCGAGCCCTGGGTGGAGTCCTGCCATGGATTGCCGTCGATGCAGCCCAACGGCCTGCAGAAGTACTTCTATTTCCCCGGCTTCACACCCTCCACCGGCGGACTGCTGCGCGAGGGCGATCTGATTCGGCGTCGGGACACCTTCCAGGCCGATCCCGCCAGCGGAGTTCGTTTCCTCGAAAGCCTCGGTGTGCAAGTGCGCCATGGGGAGCGGCGCATTTCCCTGTTCGCCTATGAAAATCCCGGACTCGCCGGCTGGCTGGACGCCCTGGCCGGGGGCGTGACGCCAACCCTGTTGCTGGTGCCCGAAGGTCGGGTGCTGGCCGACGTCCAGCGCTGGGCGCAGCAGTCGCTGGGGGTAGGTCAGGGCTGCGAGCGCGGCGCGCTGCGTGTGCAGGTGCTGCCGTTCGTCCGCCAGGAGGACTACGACCCGTTGCTGTGGAGTTGCGACATCAACGCGGTGCGTGGCGAAGACTCCTTCGTCCGCGCGCAGTGGGCAGGGCGCCCCTTCGTCTGGCACATCTACCAGCAGGCCGAGGACGTTCACCTGGAAAAGCTGGAGGCCTTCCTGGCGCTGTTCGGTGAGGGTATGGACGATGGGCTGCGGCAGGCGCTGAGCGATTTCTGGCTGGCCTGGAATGGGCGCGGCGAGGTCGGTGAGACCTGGCGGAGGCTGGAGGAGCGGCTGCCGGAGTGGTCCGCCTGGATTGGAAATTGGCAGCGGCGTCTGACCGAACAAACCGATCTTGCGGCGGGGCTGGTGTGTTTTTATACAAATTGGCTATGATATGGCCCCTGTTTTTTGTCTCCAATCCAATCGGATAATCGTATGAAAACCGCACAAGAGTTCCGCGCTGGCCAGGTTGCCAACATCAATGGCGCCCCCTGGGTCATCCAGAAGGCCGAGTTCAACAAATCCGGCCGTAACTCCGCGGTCGTCAAGATGAAGCTGAAGAACCTGCTGACCGGTGCTGGCACCGAGACCGTGTTCAAGGCCGACGACAAGCTGGAGCCGATCATCCTCGACCGTAAGGAAGTGACCTACTCCTACTTCGCGGACCCGCTGTATGTCTTCATGGACACCGAGTTCAACCAGTACGAGATCGAGAAAGACGATCTGGAAGGCGTGCTGACCTTCATCGAAGACGGTATGACCGACGTCTGCGAAGCGGTGTTCTACAACGAGAAAGTGATCTCCGTTGAACTGCCGACCACCATCGTTCGCGAAATCGTCT of the Pseudomonas sp. PSE14 genome contains:
- the oprI gene encoding outer membrane lipoprotei OprI produces the protein MNNVLKFSALALAAVLATGCSSHSKETEARLTATEDAAARAQARADEAYRKADEALAAAQKAQQTADEANERALRMLDKASRK
- the earP gene encoding elongation factor P maturation arginine rhamnosyltransferase EarP, with the translated sequence MASWDIFCSVVDNYGDIGVTWRLARQLATEHGQAVRLWVDDLAAFVRICPQADAQAPSQQQSGVDVRHWPEVWQDTDAADVVIEAFACSMPPAYIEAMTRRPKPSLWLNLEYLSAEPWVESCHGLPSMQPNGLQKYFYFPGFTPSTGGLLREGDLIRRRDTFQADPASGVRFLESLGVQVRHGERRISLFAYENPGLAGWLDALAGGVTPTLLLVPEGRVLADVQRWAQQSLGVGQGCERGALRVQVLPFVRQEDYDPLLWSCDINAVRGEDSFVRAQWAGRPFVWHIYQQAEDVHLEKLEAFLALFGEGMDDGLRQALSDFWLAWNGRGEVGETWRRLEERLPEWSAWIGNWQRRLTEQTDLAAGLVCFYTNWL
- a CDS encoding L,D-transpeptidase family protein, whose product is MLSRVIAACSLSLAALLSAPVSAIELPLPAPGDDIVGQVQVIKAKYEDTFADLGEKYGLGYSEMLAANPGVDAWLPGVGTEVIIPTRFILPPGPREGVVINLAEYRLYYFPKDKGVVYTYALGIGREGWGSPVGSTTVIAKTKDPAWYPPASIRAEHAADGDPLPAVVPAGPDNPLGPYKMSLGFHGYLIHGSNKKFGIGTRTSHGCFRMYNWDVTQLFSMIPVGTKVRIINEPYKFGRSEGKIYLEAHAPIDDNGNPSVVDKHTAVINALLKREDIASQMQMDWNIVREVVAAEDGLPVAIAQPQAQQDAPVAATVDQDAMQLQ
- the efp gene encoding elongation factor P; translated protein: MKTAQEFRAGQVANINGAPWVIQKAEFNKSGRNSAVVKMKLKNLLTGAGTETVFKADDKLEPIILDRKEVTYSYFADPLYVFMDTEFNQYEIEKDDLEGVLTFIEDGMTDVCEAVFYNEKVISVELPTTIVREIVYTEPAVRGDTSGKVMKTARLKNGAELQVSAFCEIGDSIEIDTRTGEYKSRVKA